A window of the Candidatus Hydrogenedentota bacterium genome harbors these coding sequences:
- a CDS encoding DUF4340 domain-containing protein — MSPKKLIPFLVVLLVLAGLVAWRKASEKKPGTIVEQVKLETLAGDSLKAEDIARVELYAGSKPEEKVVLAKEGDAWKIASLHNAPADKEAVDKFVKSLVGLKGEFRATAEGDDKLAAFELKDDQAFHAKGYKDGSDAPALDVLVGKTADFRTVFIRKAGDSRVHVEGTNLKRDAGVTDSGDTAAPKPTKWLKTELLALDKTKITRVALTLPDKELVFERHEKPAAEAPPAEAEKAEGGEAAPEAPKAPEYEWKLASGGFDQKFSNMELETLLGRFTNLTVTDVADPAKKAEIGFEPPQYKAVISVEGQDDVVLLGGRTAPGQNAYVQVGTAGDALIYEMNKINFEQVFIKGAPMFTLPALTVAKEKAARVEVTQPNGRVAVAQADGAWSLTEPVYELEKQQLTADNLVNTAVALKAVDYADGVQDDASFDKTVLIESPDGNHTIRLGGPSKCIEGVYARFDDNPATLVVSKTDAAKLLAPARDYYVMAVLGGRLDDVNRIEFAGDGGPFAVSKSGETWSLEKGGATTPVPNDMVEDFLSTARGFQLAGPVPGQPAVLEGAAFSVVCRNADGTAASLEFGPETEGRQKVVLGGASTLFDAEAPVVAQLREALNTLANPPAPEPEPLPETQPMPAAAAPAAPAPLPEISHEIVEMPTEAAPAAAAEAPVAAAEAPVAAAEAPVAAPVPETAPAAAAEAPVAAPAPEAAPAAPVEAAPVVVVSEPAAAAQ; from the coding sequence ATGAGCCCGAAGAAACTCATTCCGTTCCTGGTCGTCCTGCTCGTGCTCGCGGGGCTGGTCGCGTGGCGGAAAGCGTCCGAGAAGAAGCCTGGAACCATCGTGGAGCAGGTGAAGCTGGAGACCCTGGCGGGTGACTCCCTGAAGGCGGAGGACATCGCCCGCGTGGAGCTGTACGCCGGGTCCAAGCCCGAGGAGAAGGTTGTCCTCGCCAAGGAGGGCGACGCCTGGAAGATCGCCTCCCTGCACAACGCCCCGGCGGACAAGGAGGCCGTGGACAAGTTTGTGAAGAGCCTGGTCGGCCTCAAGGGCGAGTTCCGCGCCACCGCCGAGGGCGACGATAAACTGGCCGCCTTCGAGCTGAAGGACGACCAGGCGTTCCACGCCAAGGGATACAAGGACGGGTCGGACGCCCCCGCCTTGGACGTGCTGGTCGGAAAGACCGCCGACTTCCGGACGGTGTTCATCCGCAAGGCGGGGGACTCCCGCGTGCATGTGGAGGGCACCAACCTCAAGCGCGACGCCGGGGTGACCGATTCCGGCGACACCGCGGCGCCCAAGCCCACCAAGTGGCTCAAGACCGAACTGCTCGCCCTGGACAAGACGAAGATCACCCGCGTGGCCCTGACCCTGCCGGACAAGGAACTGGTCTTCGAGCGGCATGAGAAGCCCGCGGCAGAGGCGCCGCCCGCCGAGGCGGAAAAAGCCGAGGGCGGCGAGGCCGCCCCGGAGGCGCCGAAGGCGCCCGAGTACGAGTGGAAACTTGCGTCCGGCGGCTTCGACCAGAAATTCTCCAACATGGAGCTGGAGACCCTGCTGGGCCGTTTCACGAACCTGACGGTCACCGACGTGGCCGACCCCGCCAAGAAGGCCGAGATCGGCTTCGAGCCGCCGCAGTACAAGGCGGTGATCTCCGTCGAGGGGCAGGACGACGTGGTGCTGCTGGGCGGCCGGACCGCCCCGGGCCAGAACGCCTATGTCCAGGTGGGGACCGCCGGCGACGCGCTCATCTACGAGATGAACAAGATCAACTTCGAGCAGGTGTTCATCAAGGGCGCGCCCATGTTCACCCTGCCCGCGCTCACGGTGGCGAAGGAAAAGGCCGCCCGCGTGGAGGTGACCCAGCCGAACGGCAGGGTCGCCGTGGCGCAGGCCGACGGCGCATGGTCCCTCACGGAGCCCGTCTATGAGCTGGAAAAACAGCAGCTCACGGCGGACAACCTGGTCAACACGGCGGTCGCCCTGAAGGCCGTGGACTACGCGGACGGTGTCCAGGACGACGCCTCCTTTGACAAGACCGTCCTCATCGAGAGCCCCGACGGCAACCACACCATCCGTCTGGGCGGGCCGTCCAAGTGCATCGAGGGTGTCTACGCCCGCTTTGACGACAACCCCGCCACGCTGGTCGTGTCCAAGACCGACGCGGCCAAGCTCCTCGCGCCGGCCCGTGACTATTACGTCATGGCCGTGCTGGGCGGACGGCTGGACGATGTGAACCGCATCGAGTTCGCCGGCGACGGCGGCCCCTTCGCCGTGTCCAAGTCCGGGGAAACCTGGAGTCTGGAAAAGGGCGGTGCGACCACCCCCGTGCCGAACGACATGGTGGAGGACTTCCTGTCCACCGCCCGCGGCTTCCAGCTGGCGGGCCCGGTGCCGGGACAGCCGGCTGTTCTCGAAGGCGCGGCGTTCTCCGTGGTGTGCCGCAATGCGGACGGCACGGCGGCGTCGCTGGAGTTCGGCCCCGAGACGGAGGGCCGCCAGAAGGTGGTCTTGGGCGGCGCGTCCACCCTCTTCGACGCGGAGGCCCCGGTGGTGGCGCAGTTGCGGGAGGCGCTGAACACGCTGGCAAACCCGCCCGCCCCCGAGCCTGAGCCCTTGCCGGAGACCCAGCCGATGCCCGCCGCCGCAGCTCCGGCAGCGCCCGCGCCTTTGCCCGAGATTTCCCACGAAATCGTGGAAATGCCCACCGAAGCCGCGCCTGCGGCGGCTGCGGAAGCGCCTGTTGCGGCTGCGGAGGCGCCTGTTGCGGCTGCGGAGGCGCCTGTTGCGGCCCCGGTGCCCGAAACCGCGCCTGCGGCGGCTGCGGAGGCGCCTGTTGCGGCCCCGGCACCCGAAGCCGCGCCTGCGGCGCCCGTTGAAGCGGCGCCCGTGGTGGTGGTTTCCGAGCCCGCCGCGGCCGCGCAGTAG
- a CDS encoding trypsin-like serine protease: protein MQHRIRLSVCAVAVLCAGLAAGAQEALDQSRRTALVTAIEKAGPAVVTINTVQIRRERLSDPFYDLFLFGPAPVREEAVEGIGSGFILDAGGHILTNYHVLQDADAISSVTLPNGRRLEVDLVGSDERSDLAVLKVRETGDAPLPFAPLGDSESLMTGEWVIAIGNPFGNMMRDPQPSVSVGVVSATHRRVSREIGQGERFYQDLIQTDAAINPGNSGGPLINALGEVVGVNTMIFSNTGGYQGLGFAIPASRVRRIVDELLTHGRRRSPWFGFRGQAVEEVSPHVLRRLDVSAESGVLVTEVFPASAADEAGLQPGDVVVRINGEAVAHPTDVDFINWGLFVGDQATFGLNRAGKALRVPLTVREYR, encoded by the coding sequence ATGCAGCACAGAATCCGCCTTTCCGTGTGCGCTGTTGCGGTGCTCTGCGCAGGCCTGGCCGCCGGGGCGCAGGAGGCGCTTGACCAGTCCCGGCGCACCGCCCTTGTCACCGCAATCGAAAAGGCCGGCCCCGCCGTGGTCACCATCAACACGGTGCAGATCCGCCGGGAACGGCTCTCGGACCCCTTCTACGACCTGTTTCTTTTCGGGCCCGCCCCCGTGCGGGAGGAGGCGGTGGAGGGCATCGGCAGCGGGTTCATCCTGGACGCCGGGGGGCACATCCTCACGAACTACCATGTGCTTCAGGACGCGGACGCCATTTCGTCCGTCACCCTGCCCAACGGGAGGCGCCTCGAGGTGGACCTGGTCGGCTCCGATGAGCGCTCCGACCTGGCTGTGCTGAAAGTGCGCGAGACGGGGGACGCCCCCCTGCCCTTCGCCCCCCTGGGCGATTCGGAGTCCCTGATGACCGGGGAATGGGTCATTGCCATCGGGAACCCCTTCGGGAACATGATGCGCGACCCGCAGCCGAGCGTCAGCGTGGGCGTGGTTTCCGCCACGCACCGGCGGGTGAGCCGGGAAATCGGGCAGGGGGAGCGGTTCTACCAGGACCTCATCCAGACCGACGCGGCCATCAACCCCGGGAACAGCGGCGGCCCCCTGATCAACGCCCTGGGCGAGGTGGTCGGGGTGAACACCATGATTTTCAGCAACACAGGGGGCTATCAGGGGCTGGGCTTTGCCATTCCCGCCAGCCGGGTCCGCCGGATCGTGGATGAACTCCTCACGCACGGGCGGCGGCGCAGTCCGTGGTTTGGTTTCCGGGGCCAGGCGGTGGAGGAGGTCAGCCCCCATGTGCTCCGCCGTCTGGACGTCTCCGCAGAGTCCGGCGTCCTGGTGACCGAGGTTTTCCCGGCGTCCGCCGCGGACGAGGCGGGGCTGCAGCCGGGGGATGTCGTGGTGCGGATAAATGGCGAGGCGGTGGCGCACCCGACGGATGTGGACTTCATCAACTGGGGGCTGTTTGTCGGGGACCAGGCGACCTTCGGCCTGAACCGGGCCGGGAAAGCCCTGCGCGTGCCCCTCACCGTCCGGGAATACCGGTGA
- a CDS encoding transcriptional repressor, producing MESASRQRRMTRQRRVILDELRRLSCHPSAEELHGIVRRAMPGISLGTVYRNLDVLWKAGKILKLEALGAQTRYDGDIRPHYHARCLQCGRIVDLRPHQVAGVGDPRVLDGMFMATGWRLDFEGLCPACAGNESEAEAC from the coding sequence ATGGAATCCGCCAGCAGACAGCGAAGAATGACCCGGCAGCGCCGGGTGATTCTGGATGAGTTGCGCAGACTGAGCTGCCACCCCTCGGCTGAAGAACTGCATGGCATTGTCCGCCGCGCCATGCCGGGCATCAGCCTGGGCACGGTGTACCGGAACCTTGACGTCCTCTGGAAGGCCGGGAAGATTCTCAAACTGGAGGCGCTCGGCGCGCAGACGCGGTATGACGGCGACATCCGGCCGCATTACCATGCGCGGTGCCTTCAGTGCGGCCGGATCGTGGACCTTAGGCCCCATCAGGTGGCCGGAGTGGGCGACCCGCGCGTTTTGGACGGGATGTTCATGGCCACGGGATGGCGGCTGGATTTCGAGGGGCTCTGCCCCGCCTGCGCCGGGAATGAATCCGAAGCGGAGGCGTGTTGA
- a CDS encoding ferritin, whose protein sequence is MMKPEMQKAFNAQINEELFSSYLYAAMVNYFEQQNLKGMAAWMRVQVQEELIHATKLFGYVLERDGAVELKAIAAPKAAWKSPQEAWKAALAHEQHITACILDLHAKAVELKDPASTIFLEWFVTEQVEEESNARDIVAQMEMVKGAPGGLFMLDRELGGRPAPAGGGAASAT, encoded by the coding sequence ATGATGAAACCGGAAATGCAGAAAGCCTTCAACGCCCAAATCAACGAGGAGCTGTTTTCCTCCTATCTGTATGCGGCCATGGTCAATTACTTTGAGCAGCAGAATCTCAAGGGAATGGCCGCCTGGATGCGCGTGCAGGTGCAGGAGGAACTCATTCACGCCACCAAGCTTTTCGGGTATGTGCTGGAGAGAGACGGCGCGGTGGAGCTCAAGGCCATCGCCGCCCCCAAGGCGGCTTGGAAATCGCCGCAGGAGGCCTGGAAGGCCGCCCTTGCCCACGAACAGCACATCACCGCCTGCATCTTGGACCTGCACGCAAAGGCGGTGGAGCTTAAAGACCCCGCCAGCACCATATTCCTCGAGTGGTTCGTCACGGAGCAGGTGGAGGAGGAGTCCAACGCCCGCGACATCGTGGCGCAGATGGAGATGGTGAAGGGCGCGCCGGGCGGCCTGTTCATGCTCGACCGCGAGCTGGGCGGCCGGCCCGCCCCCGCAGGAGGCGGGGCCGCTTCCGCGACCTGA
- a CDS encoding peroxiredoxin, with protein MSVQVTQPAPDFKATAVMPDNSFNEKFQLSDYRGKHVILFFYPLDFTFVCPSEIIAFDRRVKEFEERGVQVVGVSVDSHFTHWAWKNTPVEKGGIGNIQYPLVSDLTKQIARDYGVLVNEAVALRGLFLIDKEGLVRHALVNDLPLGRSVDEALRIVDALQFHEENGEVCPANWRKGAEGMKASAEGVAEYLSKNV; from the coding sequence ATGAGCGTTCAAGTTACCCAGCCGGCCCCGGACTTCAAGGCCACCGCCGTGATGCCGGACAACTCCTTTAACGAGAAGTTCCAGCTTTCCGACTACCGGGGAAAGCACGTGATTCTGTTCTTCTACCCCCTGGATTTCACCTTCGTGTGCCCCTCCGAGATTATCGCCTTTGACAGGCGGGTGAAGGAGTTTGAGGAGCGCGGGGTGCAGGTGGTGGGCGTTTCGGTGGATTCCCATTTCACGCACTGGGCGTGGAAGAACACCCCGGTCGAGAAGGGCGGCATCGGCAACATCCAGTACCCGCTGGTGTCCGACCTGACCAAGCAGATCGCCCGGGACTACGGGGTGCTGGTGAACGAGGCCGTCGCCCTGCGGGGCCTGTTCCTGATTGACAAGGAAGGCCTTGTGCGCCATGCCCTGGTCAACGACCTGCCGCTTGGCCGGAGCGTGGACGAGGCACTTCGGATTGTGGACGCCCTCCAGTTTCACGAGGAGAACGGGGAGGTCTGCCCGGCGAACTGGCGCAAGGGCGCGGAGGGCATGAAGGCCTCCGCCGAGGGCGTGGCCGAGTACCTTTCCAAGAATGTTTGA
- a CDS encoding phosphotransferase, with product MSTSKLTGLEIIGDVIREHYDLGEVAVPRQLETTHQRRHRKMVVETSQGFFMAKTYRNDPASVDSLYFQHRLSEFLAENGLPVAKIRATRDGRTFVVQDTWCLELQQFVLGHSMMVNEATLQVSGSALGRLHQVCQGMPVPPRDARKWRFSEVPQETFQKFYEMALKERADQKIQGHCNNIVLFLQQAKEVLNIDKRYAFETGLIHGDWHGGNLLFDGDTLKAIIDLEFAGDGCYLEDISYAVSNLCIRTTTSPEKMSFRTDKLLGAYERHRALSYAERVALYYAVGVKHVTTVCYQTPQQGGRVAGYSPAQWMGILDSQTHWLGEQSRRARWGE from the coding sequence GTGAGCACTTCGAAACTGACAGGACTTGAAATCATTGGCGACGTCATCCGGGAGCACTATGATCTCGGGGAGGTCGCCGTGCCGCGCCAGCTTGAGACGACGCACCAGCGGCGGCACCGCAAGATGGTTGTGGAGACGTCCCAGGGCTTTTTCATGGCCAAAACCTACCGGAACGACCCCGCATCGGTGGACTCCCTGTATTTCCAGCACCGTCTCTCGGAGTTTCTCGCGGAGAACGGCCTCCCCGTGGCGAAGATTCGGGCCACCCGGGACGGGAGGACCTTTGTGGTCCAGGACACGTGGTGCCTGGAGCTGCAGCAGTTTGTTCTCGGGCACAGCATGATGGTGAACGAGGCGACGCTGCAGGTTTCCGGATCGGCCCTGGGCCGGCTCCATCAGGTGTGCCAGGGGATGCCGGTGCCCCCGCGCGACGCGCGCAAGTGGCGGTTCAGCGAGGTGCCTCAGGAGACCTTCCAGAAGTTCTACGAAATGGCGCTCAAGGAGCGGGCCGACCAGAAGATCCAGGGGCACTGCAACAACATTGTCCTCTTTCTCCAGCAGGCGAAGGAGGTGCTGAACATTGACAAGCGCTACGCCTTCGAGACGGGGCTTATTCACGGGGACTGGCACGGGGGCAACCTGCTGTTCGACGGCGACACGCTCAAGGCGATCATAGACCTGGAGTTCGCCGGCGACGGGTGCTATCTGGAGGACATCTCCTACGCCGTGTCCAACCTCTGCATCCGCACCACCACCAGTCCGGAGAAGATGTCCTTCCGCACGGACAAGCTGCTGGGGGCCTATGAGCGGCACCGCGCCCTCTCCTACGCCGAGCGGGTGGCCCTGTATTACGCCGTGGGCGTGAAGCATGTGACCACGGTGTGCTACCAGACGCCCCAGCAGGGCGGCCGGGTGGCCGGGTACTCCCCCGCCCAGTGGATGGGCATCCTGGACTCCCAGACCCACTGGTTGGGCGAGCAGTCGCGCCGTGCGCGCTGGGGCGAATAA
- a CDS encoding aldo/keto reductase has translation MEYRRLGRTDWMVSVVSFGAWQIGDAEFWGDDDAANAETAVQVALDGGITLFDTAEMYGAGASEEALGKALGPRRKDVYIADKVSPENCAPNRVRSSCEASLRRLGTDCIDLYQVHWPSRTVPFEDTRAALDALRDEGKIREIGVSNFGPRDLGSWCARGGAVSDQVGYNLLFRAVEYEVIPACRDLGVSVLAYMPLMQGLLTGRYASIEDIPMLRRRTRHFSRHRDGTRHGEDGHENLLMDTVADLRDFAAAVGLTVEGMALSWLVAQPGVASIVLGARNPSQLLGNLRAVADIGPAAIAQLNELTYPLKRVLGPNCDMWQTAENSRIR, from the coding sequence ATGGAATACCGCCGCCTTGGCCGGACGGACTGGATGGTGTCGGTCGTCTCTTTCGGCGCCTGGCAGATCGGCGATGCCGAGTTTTGGGGGGATGACGACGCCGCGAACGCGGAGACGGCGGTGCAGGTGGCGCTGGATGGGGGGATCACCCTTTTCGACACCGCGGAAATGTACGGCGCGGGGGCGTCCGAAGAGGCCCTGGGAAAGGCGCTGGGACCCCGCCGAAAGGATGTGTACATCGCGGACAAGGTCTCCCCGGAAAACTGCGCCCCCAACAGGGTGCGCAGCTCCTGCGAGGCCAGCCTGCGCCGCCTCGGCACCGACTGCATTGACCTCTACCAGGTCCACTGGCCAAGCAGGACCGTCCCCTTTGAGGACACCCGGGCCGCCCTGGATGCCCTGCGCGACGAGGGAAAAATCCGTGAGATCGGGGTGTCCAACTTCGGCCCCCGGGACCTGGGAAGCTGGTGTGCGCGGGGAGGCGCCGTTTCCGACCAGGTCGGCTACAATCTCCTGTTCCGCGCCGTGGAGTACGAGGTCATCCCGGCCTGCCGGGACCTCGGTGTCTCCGTGCTGGCCTACATGCCCCTGATGCAGGGGCTCCTCACGGGGCGCTACGCCTCCATTGAGGACATCCCGATGCTGCGCCGCCGCACCCGCCACTTCTCCCGCCACCGCGACGGCACGCGGCACGGCGAGGACGGCCACGAAAACCTGCTGATGGACACGGTGGCCGACCTGCGCGACTTCGCCGCAGCCGTCGGGCTCACCGTGGAGGGAATGGCCCTCTCCTGGCTGGTGGCGCAGCCGGGGGTCGCCTCCATTGTCCTGGGGGCGCGCAACCCCTCGCAGTTGCTCGGCAACCTGCGCGCCGTGGCGGACATCGGCCCCGCGGCAATCGCCCAGCTCAACGAGCTGACCTATCCCCTCAAGCGCGTCCTCGGGCCAAACTGCGACATGTGGCAGACGGCGGAGAATTCGCGCATTCGCTGA
- a CDS encoding PDZ domain-containing protein: MRKHAFLIALAAVAALAAPGNASAQPPILQQLEDGFVQLHDQIRPSVVTIDVKGKDQGMEMGRMEELYRFFNLPVPSPEDRRRMPARPRGTGSGFVYDAEGYIITNNHVVEEAEEITVRFSNGKEYEAVVSGTDPETDLAVIKIEADEPLRAIPLGDSDALKVGEFSIAFGSPRGLEGSMSVGHISALGREGLAELAAQGLTFQNLIQTDAAINLGNSGGPLCNIRGEVVGINTAIILGANSIGFAIPINTAKEAVPMLISKGKVSRGYLGVSIDDAKDYADVDSLGLPDSDGAVVRQVQPDTPADKAGIKTYDVVRKVNGEPVKTASELVRRISSFTPGTKIILEVWRDKAPADIEITLMERNLAEGRAAQDKAVLGIRVQELTPQLLERMGLDAALRGVVVTDVEPGSPAEEARLMQGDVITEIGQQSVASPADFLSTLEKHAVPGKSVLVRFVRGSNDPDITVIRVPKD; the protein is encoded by the coding sequence ATGAGAAAACACGCCTTCCTGATCGCCCTGGCGGCCGTCGCCGCCCTGGCCGCGCCGGGCAACGCCTCCGCGCAGCCCCCCATCCTGCAGCAGCTCGAGGACGGCTTCGTCCAGCTGCATGACCAAATACGCCCCTCCGTGGTCACCATTGACGTGAAGGGAAAGGACCAGGGCATGGAAATGGGCCGGATGGAGGAGCTCTACCGCTTCTTCAACCTGCCCGTCCCGTCCCCGGAGGACCGCCGCAGAATGCCCGCCCGGCCCCGGGGCACCGGATCCGGGTTCGTCTACGACGCCGAGGGCTACATCATCACCAACAACCACGTCGTGGAGGAGGCGGAGGAGATCACCGTCCGGTTCTCCAACGGCAAGGAGTACGAGGCGGTCGTCTCCGGCACCGACCCGGAAACGGACCTGGCAGTGATCAAAATCGAGGCGGACGAGCCGCTGCGCGCCATTCCCCTGGGCGACTCGGACGCGCTGAAGGTGGGCGAGTTTTCCATCGCCTTCGGGAGTCCGCGGGGACTTGAGGGGTCCATGTCCGTGGGCCACATCAGCGCCCTGGGGCGCGAGGGCCTGGCCGAGCTGGCCGCGCAGGGGCTCACGTTCCAGAACCTGATCCAGACGGACGCCGCCATCAATCTGGGCAACAGCGGCGGCCCCCTGTGCAACATCCGGGGCGAGGTGGTCGGCATCAACACGGCGATCATCCTCGGCGCCAACTCCATCGGCTTCGCCATCCCGATCAACACGGCCAAGGAAGCCGTCCCGATGCTCATCTCCAAGGGCAAGGTCTCCCGCGGCTACCTCGGCGTCTCCATTGACGACGCGAAGGACTACGCCGACGTGGACTCCCTCGGCCTGCCGGACAGCGACGGCGCGGTCGTGCGCCAGGTCCAGCCGGACACGCCGGCGGACAAGGCGGGCATCAAGACCTACGACGTGGTGCGCAAGGTCAACGGGGAGCCCGTGAAGACCGCCAGCGAGCTGGTCCGCCGGATTTCCTCCTTCACGCCGGGCACCAAGATCATCCTGGAAGTCTGGCGGGACAAGGCCCCCGCGGACATTGAAATCACCCTGATGGAGCGGAACCTCGCGGAAGGGCGCGCCGCGCAGGACAAGGCGGTTCTCGGCATCCGTGTGCAGGAGCTGACCCCGCAGCTGCTCGAGCGCATGGGCTTGGACGCCGCGCTCCGCGGCGTGGTCGTGACCGATGTCGAGCCGGGAAGCCCGGCGGAGGAGGCCCGGCTCATGCAGGGCGACGTCATCACCGAGATCGGCCAGCAGTCCGTGGCCTCCCCGGCCGATTTCCTCTCCACCCTGGAGAAGCATGCCGTCCCGGGCAAGTCGGTGCTGGTCCGCTTCGTGCGCGGCAGCAACGACCCGGACATCACCGTCATCCGGGTGCCGAAGGACTGA